One Stigmatopora argus isolate UIUO_Sarg chromosome 20, RoL_Sarg_1.0, whole genome shotgun sequence genomic region harbors:
- the LOC144065587 gene encoding uncharacterized protein LOC144065587, whose protein sequence is MPAGTKRPKFQEELFDLKGYRLEGFPQQKMTDEQLPIKKEEDHFTWSPGDSMKKEDLGVASEGAEPANASAWPQIKEEEPEFPQQQHKREEQSQIKKEQQNVTGSIGFMENLSPDGQEFVGLKEFPQIKEEEPEFPQQQMKEEQLPIQKEEDDVTWSPDEALTRQDDLAGASGGVEPKNTSWLQIKEEEPEFSEQTMIDEQFRIKNEEDYVTWSPGESVKWGDMGVASVGVEPENATTSTQMIDEEPEFPQQCKREEQPPIKNEECVKWSTGEPFKCEDDLAVANAPHTGEKPLSCTVCGKTFTHKGHLNGHARTHTGEKPFSCSVCGQAFTHKGHLNSHARTHTGEKPFSCSVCGQRFTRKGSLIDHAKIHTGEKPFSCSVCCQRFTRKGNLNSHARTHTGEKPFLCSVCGQRFTQKGSLIYHARTHTGEKPFPCSVCGRRFSYKEGLKTHIRTHTDEKPFSCSVCGKAFSQKHHLESHTRTYAGKNYIFLLSVWPNIHTEG, encoded by the exons ATGCCTGCAGGAACGAAACGACCAaagttccaggaggaactttttgacctcaaaggatatagactagaag ggttccctcaacaaaaaatgacagatgagcaacttccaatcaaaaaggaggaagatcatttcacctggtcccCAGGTGATTCCATGAAAAAGGAAGAtttgggcgtggccagcgaaggggcagagcctgcaaacgcctcagcatggccccaaattaaagaggaggagccagagttccctcaacaacaacacaagagagaagagcaatctcaaatcaaaaaggagcagCAAAATGTCACCGGGTCAATTG GTTTCATGGAAAATCTTAGTCCTGATGGGCAAGAGTTTGTTGGCCTTAAAGagttcccccaaatcaaagaggaggagccagagttccctcaacaacaaatgaaagaagagcaacttccaatccaaaaggaagaagatgatgtcacctggtcacctgaTGAGGCCTTGACTAGGCAAGATGATCTGGCCGGGGCCAGTGGAGGGGTGGAGCCTAAAAACACCTCATGGCttcaaattaaagaggaggagccagagttctctgaACAAACAATGATAGATGAGCAATTTCGAATTAAAAATGAGGAAGattatgtcacctggtcacctggtgagtcTGTGAAGTGGGGTGATAtgggcgtggccagcgtagGGGTGGAGCCTGAAAATGCCACAACATCGACCCAAATGATAGatgaggagccagagttccctcaacagtgcaaaagagaagagcaacctccaatcaaaaacgaggaatgtgtcaaatggtcaactggtgagcctttcaagtgTGAAGATGATCTGGCCGTGGCCAACGCTccccacactggggagaaacccttatcatgtacagtttgtggtaaaacattcacacacaagggacacttaaatggtcatgcaagaacacacactggtgaaaaaccattttcctgctcagtttgtggtcaagcattcacacacaagggacacttaaatagtcatgcaagaacacacactggtgaaaaaccattttcgtgttcagtttgtggtcaaagatttacacggaagggaagcttaattgatcatgcaaaaatacacactggtgaaaaaccattttcgtgttcagtttgttgtcaaagattcacacgtaagggaaacttaaatagtcatgcaagaacacacactggtgaaaaaccatttttgtgttcagtttgtggtcaaagattcacacagaagggaagcttaatttatcatgcaagaacacacactggtgaaaaaccatttccgtgttctgtttgtggtcgaagattcTCATACAAGGAAggcttaaaaacccacataagaacccacactgatgaaaaaccattttcgtgttcagtttgcggtaaagccttttctcaaaagcaccacttagaaagccacacaagaacctaTGCTggcaaaaattacattttcctgctcagtgtGTGGcccaacattcacacagaaggttAA